In the genome of Mangifera indica cultivar Alphonso chromosome 9, CATAS_Mindica_2.1, whole genome shotgun sequence, the window aaaccctaatttgttTGTTCTCTTTTAGCAAATTAATACTGAAGGAAGAAGGaaatggaaagagagaaaagaagaagaaagagtggTGACGGTGCTGGGTTGGTTGagtgaaggaagaagaaaaaaatggtcATGGTGATGGGTAGGTTGaatgaaggaagaagaagagagagaaaaaatatgatgtaaatattatttcttttaaaattaaatacctaaaactatttaaataacTTCTAACAaataaagttaacaaaaaaaattagatacagaatgagaatttatcattttccaattttcaaaataaaaatatgtattcaaatggaaaataattattctttctttaataaaaacccaaaataaaaaataatagcaaattaatgaaaaaataaatttgccaatattagtaaaaatatcaataaataaataaaataatctcatgGGGGGCTTCAAAGATTCTCGAGATGTACCGAAAATGTTGGCTGGATCGAAGACTTTCGAGCAAAACATCAATATTATTAAGTGTGATTTGAACTTACAGGGTTATGATGTAGGAATACTTTGAAAACTGAGTTTTTGGATTGCTTGGTTGACTGGTAAAAGAATGAAAGAACCAAAGTGGATTATGTTTGGGGAGATCCACACTTGTCTAAGTTGACGCTTtattatgtttgaatttttttctctttctctatttttaaattataaaatcttattcaattttaaataaaattatacccCCAAGCGATTGAAATTTATGGATATTTCATTGACAGCTTAATATTGAGAtggattcaaacaaaattaatttgagtttatttactaatttaatttgattcagttcaaaACAAGTTCggaaaaattaagtttagacatgaattttatgttgtttggtTTGTGAAGCTTACAAGCTATTTGTGATTATaagtttaataatattgttttacttaattttaaattacgtAATTTTGTTCAgttgaataaatgattttattttgtaaaccattcaacatttaaaaaaaaaaaatgtttcatcTGTCTCTATCGTCTCGTCTCCTCTGTGTCCCAAGAGATAGGAGCTTTTATCGTCATCGTCAACCAGTGTTGAAGGGCTGTTATATTTGTTCATTTGGAATTAGGATTTAGGACCACAATTGGTTAATATAACTGGCTCACAGTTGCTCAAAATGGGCTACATATGTAAGGCCCAAAGGATTCCTTTTACTTAAAACTGGATCTCACGTCTTTTCCATTCCTCCTGGACAATACAACACCATGTATTTTCTTCAGTTGTTTTCCATTGTTTCTTAGTTCTTATTTTAGGCAAAGGAGACACGGGGACCTACAACCTACACTcgttaaatgaaatttattttaaaaaaagaaaccttTTGAAAAGACTTGTGGTAAGTAGGGGGGAGTAGGTTTGTGTTAGGGCTATACATGATCCAAATTGGTTTGATCTTGAAAATcatttttgatttaaatttgaatcaaatctaaacggaaatatattacttattttttaaatcgaatcaaacttaaattaagaggtgtttgatttgattcagtttgaattgataattcaaatttatagcttaattcaatacaaatcagttcaaattgatgattttgtatattattttggataaaataatgtcatattattaatgaGCTATGaatctaaattacaaatttaaaccattaattcaaactataaatttaaactgaaccaaaccataaattcaaatcactaattttagttataaattcgaaataaatcaaatcgagtatttttattcgaatcaaactccaatcactcttaattttgactcaataaatttaaattaaactattttttatttgaactaaacttaaatcaaaagatatttaaattcagCTCAATTTATACCTACCCCTAATTTGCGTGGTTTATAAATCTTGATGACAacaaatttacttaattttgcttcttgttgacggcattttttttttttttttttggtatgaaATGCTTAATTTTATGGAACCTTCACCATCAACAAAAGTTGTATGTTTCATACCATTTTATTTACTTTGTAAGCAACTTATTTTGAAACTTGgtgatgttttcaaaaaattaacgATTTCTTATTATTAAGTACAGAAAATCTATGTGTCCACTCggttattaatttttgttgataaaaatGGTTAAATCAAAAGGTAAGAAATTCATTTTGCATATGCGTTTTCAATTtccttcttattattattattattattattttgcgtTTACTCTATCTATTTGCATTTTTTaccatcttcttcatcattctTGTCACAGTAATGGCCTTAATAGTGTGCTCCATGGTCGGATATGATCTCgattaattttttgttaggtCAATATGACTTCTaacaatattgatataatataggTGTCAAGATGTTGGATCTAGCTTCCATGATACTTTGAGGTGAGATCTTGTTTTTATGCACCGACAAAATTGGATTAACATTAATTAAGGTTAGATCTATTCTTAAAGGttattactaaatttattttcaaaggtTATTGAGAGGTTAGATATGATCTTGATGATTGTCGAAATTCTTTATTTAGCCTTGATCAATGTCATGATGATGAAGCCTCCACAAGTTCTAAACGACAACAAAAAAGGCATGAACAAAGCCTCAAGCAATTGTGCATCGCTAATGCCATGTTGATGTGCGCAACTGACTAACAATGTTCATCGCAGGACTGAAAACATGTTTGCAAAAGCTGAGGAGACAGATGCATAAGTGGCAAGGGCAAGCACAGCATATGACGTAACTGTAAAAACGACAACCGATTGaggataatatttaatgatatttcataattttaataaaaaatatattcataatagatatttttattaaatacacagattggttttgtaattttattaaaaataataaactaataacttagatgtgtatttaattttattaaatacacaGCATATGATGTGTATTTAatagatattttattaaatacacaGAAGTATTTGTTTCTGTCTAGGAAAGTGAATTACTTCAGGAAAATAGTCTTTCAGCCTAAATTAAAATGAAGTACTCCATTTAACACTTCACTCCTTAGATGGCAATACTTTCATGGTGTCAATTTTATTGtcatttattatcatgttaCAGTTAAAGAATTTATTACATCATCATGATACATCGAAAAATCATAAGTTTAGACCAGTATTAGAATGGCCAAGACAAGACATAAGTATTAACAAACTTTTTTGTGtctttttgtaaatatattaaaatacacACATTAAATCTATACACCATAAAATCATCATGGCTTCTGTGTAACATCATCATTTGGTCTGAAAAGTTGCAGCGACCTCAAGTTTATTGGCTGTAATGGCCTTGCATTTGCATTCGAATCCTGCAAAAAGTTACTGTTTGCATAAGTAGACACACATACATTCAAAACTATGTATTGCAAGATGTTTAGGGCGCAGGATTATTTCCCATCAAAGTGGTAATGTATATTTAAAGCCACATGTATAAAgtttaaataactcaaaatttcacTCATACCAAttgggtttaaattttttgttaaaaatagagataaaatcatctcTAATGATGTCTAATAGAGAAAAAAAGTATTGATCAACATTTTAGGATAAAGAAAGGAGATCATCGACATCAAAGATGGTgattgaaagagagaaaaaaatctctaaggtttggaaaaaaaatacgattttttaaaatttgaaaaattttagatagatgtgaaatgttagttttaaaattttaaaaaaaatgtaataaattatatattttttaatgttattaataaaataataattttatctttatttttaataaaaaaaatctatcctAATTAATCTATGAAtgagactttaaattttttaaaacttttaaaaactcatcaaaacttgagtggaaaatgCTCCTTCGGCCaaatgtttaataataaattttcttccaaaaaGCTTCCAGCTATCTTTTTCAATCCTATAAAGTTGCTTTTGATTATACTATGTAAAGCGCattgttaaatttaaagtaGATGAAGAAAACTTTCCTATACACACTAGGAGCTAAATTACCCcaatattatatattgcaaTTGCTTGTGAATTTCAGGTTTTCTTCTGAATTTTATTGCTGGAAAAGATAAAGGGGGAGCAGTGTGACTAGTTGGTGCAAACTCACATCATGCACAGCTACTCGAAGTGACCGCACTTGCTCCCTTGTTACCGTCCTCACCTAATCACGTTAAGAGTTGGTGAGaagatacataaaaaattacctaattTTAGTATTGCTCATGAGTTGGCAAACCTTTCTGACAATTGTCCAGAGCACATTTTCAGTGCAAGGAGGAATAGTAAGAGATCCAAGATATCTGTAATACTTTCGGCTGCCTATTTTTATGTCCCTTGGATCAATCATGCCCACCACTGTATCTCTTTTAGTGCTGCCACCAATGGCTGCTAAATGATCCTTTAtctattcaaacaaaaagaagaaggcTTAGAAGGACTACGCATAGAGAGATGGATATGTAGAGATATATtggtataattaattaattaattaccgaTGACAAGAAAGAATCAGGTCGGCCGATTTTGTACATAATCCCAACCACCGCAATTTTCCCATCTGTGCTCTCGTGGACCATGTGAGCCTCTAGATCAAATCTGCAGTTTATGAATCCAAACAAGGTCTATCAACAAAGAAAGTAAAATACCCATTTCAAGCAATGTAGTGATTATTCGctgaagatatatatatatatatatatatatatatatatatagtttgtattgTACCCCTCGCCATTCAGAGTGTGCTCAGAAGGTGAATGCCAGTGGATCTGGTTGAGGACATATTCAGTTCCATTTATCTCAATACTTCCTGCGCCACCTTCCCATTTTAACTGCAAGCAAAACAGATCAACGTTAATTAACTCAAAAATTCTttctgaatttaaatttaacttttcttatgcctttttttctcttgtttcatTTACCATCATGTCATGGCCTCTATTTCTTAGAGTGGCATTAGAGGGCTTGTAACGTCTTTTGAGTCTCCCTAAGTGGGAAACTACTTCAACTCTCTCATCCAACAAATCGATAGGAGACTGCATTGATCCATTTTTGCAAGCACTCCATTCGCTGTGAAGCTCCCCCCATCGATCTGGCCCATGCTCACCTCCGGCTTCATAATTAAACTCTTTCTCATCCTCTGTACCACatataaaaccatttttaaaCAGGGAGACTAAAAACATGTATTCAGATAAACACACACTGCTAAATATATTCAAcattaaaagaatatataattacTCACCAACTTCTTGAGATGTTGCTGGGGACGAACTATGAACAACAAGAagaacaaggaagaagaaacagTAGAAGAGTTGGGTTGCGAGGTTCTCCATATTTTTGCTTTTAGATTTCCAAGATCCCTTTGAACATGAagatataaatgtgtacatcgTAAAGCTAAGCGGCATGCTGCTTATATAGAATTCATTTCTGGTATGAATGCTCAATATTTTATGTCATCAATCTTGacaattttccaaatttcttgcagagtataattaattttctgctatcaagtttgaaaacaatGACACGTTGCTAACCAACTGTCTTTTGTCAGAAACGGCACATGAAAATAGCATATGCGGGAAATTGAACAGTACTGACGGGGTATGGTTTGTTGTACATTTGTCTGTTTTCTTCGAACTTTGTAACGGGCTGTAACGCGCCTTGGGGTAAGGGTTGCAAGTTACGCGatccattaaaaaatattaacaaataaaattaattaaaataaaaaattataagttattGGATCGATCTGATAAGAGTCATGAATTGCATACCTGAACAAACAGGCCTACCAATTTGCTGGCCTAGACTTGGCTCATAGGCACGGTGAACTGCAATGAAACCAACCGTCATGACCCACAATCATCAATCGATGGAAATCAGCAAATTAATATGATCCGTTAGATTTATCAAGATCAACGGGTTagtatcaattaaaaatatcatgCAATTAACCATATATTATAAGTTTTGATCtagccaaaggattatttctcactcaagttttgatttattatgtgtttttaaaatcatatttacaaaatttaaaaaatttaaaatttcacttataaactaattatcgataaaattttttgtttaaattaagagtaaaattatcattttatcaataatattaaaaaatatataattttttttattttcctc includes:
- the LOC123225403 gene encoding alpha carbonic anhydrase 7-like, giving the protein MPLSFTMYTFISSCSKGSWKSKSKNMENLATQLFYCFFFLVLLVVHSSSPATSQEVEDEKEFNYEAGGEHGPDRWGELHSEWSACKNGSMQSPIDLLDERVEVVSHLGRLKRRYKPSNATLRNRGHDMMLKWEGGAGSIEINGTEYVLNQIHWHSPSEHTLNGEGFDLEAHMVHESTDGKIAVVGIMYKIGRPDSFLSSIKDHLAAIGGSTKRDTVVGMIDPRDIKIGSRKYYRYLGSLTIPPCTENVLWTIVRKVRTVTREQVRSLRVAVHDDSNANARPLQPINLRSLQLFRPNDDVTQKP